Proteins from one Oncorhynchus tshawytscha isolate Ot180627B linkage group LG16, Otsh_v2.0, whole genome shotgun sequence genomic window:
- the LOC112234278 gene encoding C-C chemokine receptor type 3-like gives MGNNLIFYIVCKLEKHDTVGNIFLLNLLMSDLVFMSSLPFWAVSHHMSSWVFGRAWCKIVGSNYFLGFYSSILFLTLMTFDRYLALHQAVHQALPEELMPWSRSPLCEASASWRASSRLYSMTRQSITPRG, from the coding sequence ATGGGCAACAATTTGATCTTCTACATCGTCTGCAAGTTGGAGAAACACGACACAGTGGGCAACATCTTCCTACTCAACCTGTTAATGTCGGACCTGGTCTTCATGTCTAGTCTGCCATTCTGGGCTGTGTCCCACCACATGTCCAGCTGGGTCTTCGGCCGGGCCTGGTGTAAGATCGTGGGCAGCAATTACTTTCTGGGTTTCTACAGCTCCATCTTGTTCCTGACTCTCATGACCTTTGACCGGTACCTGGCTCTACACCAGGCTGTCCACCAGGCTTTGCCGGAGGAGCTTATGCCCTGGTCTCGTTCGCCGCTGTGTGAGGCATCAGCCTCCTGGCGTGCATCAAGCCGTTTATACTCTATGACCAGGCAGAGCATTACTCCCAGGGGTTGA